In the Arachis ipaensis cultivar K30076 chromosome B10, Araip1.1, whole genome shotgun sequence genome, one interval contains:
- the LOC107624233 gene encoding uncharacterized protein LOC107624233 isoform X2, protein MERNVNGKGNREAATWDLRKTALFCLASRFCKLPESSAAGNQHWSCPESLLLLPWELVLEPLMELLRLVIFASCDIEERVASETNDAWCISTLNRLKEASPLSLKVSLRSMSFFFLYERVDFKLLTSACCVSTIRLYKQNLSRFLVTFVSEENTRTYTMLEDSCKTVGR, encoded by the exons ATGGAGAGGAACGTGAATGGAAAAGGAAACAGGGAAGCTGCTACTTGGGATTTGAGGAAAACGGCTCTGTTCTGCCTCGCCTCTAGGTTCTGCAAGTTGCCGGAGTCCTCAGCCGCCGGGAACCAGCACTGGAGCTGCCCAGAATCACTACTGCTGCTGCCATGGGAGCTGGTATTGGAACCACTGATGGAGCTGCTGCGTTTAGTGATTTTCGCGAGTTGTGACATCGAG GAAAGAGTGGCAAGTGAAACAAATGATGCATGGTGCATTTCTACCCTAAATAGACTTAAAGAAGCTTCGCCATTGAGCTTGAAGGTTTCCCTGAGATCAATGAGTTTCTTTTTCTT ATACGAGAGGGTAGATTTTAAACTCTTGACCAGTGCTTGTTGCGTGAGTACCATACGACTTTACAAGCAAAATCTAAGCAGATTTCTGGTGACCTTTGTGAG TGAAGAAAACACGAGGACCTACACAATGCTTGAAGATTCATGCAAGACCGTTGGAAGATAG
- the LOC107624233 gene encoding uncharacterized protein LOC107624233 isoform X1, which translates to MERNVNGKGNREAATWDLRKTALFCLASRFCKLPESSAAGNQHWSCPESLLLLPWELVLEPLMELLRLVIFASCDIEERVASETNDAWCISTLNRLKEASPLSLKVSLRSMSFFFLYERVDFKLLTSACCVSTIRLYKQNLSRFLVTFVRDNSEENTRTYTMLEDSCKTVGR; encoded by the exons ATGGAGAGGAACGTGAATGGAAAAGGAAACAGGGAAGCTGCTACTTGGGATTTGAGGAAAACGGCTCTGTTCTGCCTCGCCTCTAGGTTCTGCAAGTTGCCGGAGTCCTCAGCCGCCGGGAACCAGCACTGGAGCTGCCCAGAATCACTACTGCTGCTGCCATGGGAGCTGGTATTGGAACCACTGATGGAGCTGCTGCGTTTAGTGATTTTCGCGAGTTGTGACATCGAG GAAAGAGTGGCAAGTGAAACAAATGATGCATGGTGCATTTCTACCCTAAATAGACTTAAAGAAGCTTCGCCATTGAGCTTGAAGGTTTCCCTGAGATCAATGAGTTTCTTTTTCTT ATACGAGAGGGTAGATTTTAAACTCTTGACCAGTGCTTGTTGCGTGAGTACCATACGACTTTACAAGCAAAATCTAAGCAGATTTCTGGTGACCTTTGTGAG AGACAACAGTGAAGAAAACACGAGGACCTACACAATGCTTGAAGATTCATGCAAGACCGTTGGAAGATAG